A genomic region of Caulobacter sp. NIBR2454 contains the following coding sequences:
- a CDS encoding serine hydrolase domain-containing protein: MRKALIALGAVLAALLCYWLASPKQSIWAESARDFAAFVPALMEEEAIPGLAIAVVRNRQVVHMQGYGFADVASRKPMTADTPMNIASISKPILGIVLLQLHDKGLLDLDADINRMLPFRVNNPNADGQPISVRQLATHTSSIADFYDVADYQPGADSPTPLVDHLRGLLTPEGARYDGGAHYLKTAPGAAREYSNLGAGVAGAVAEAVGRAPLAAQAKANVFEPLGMTNSSWLLADYRPGQLATRYDVVQCLPFTRLCASTEQPKRNFLIRKVFRPASGDRRFDAYPQFGNPNYPDGGVNASARDLTALAQSILARGETSSGRLLSAASFDEMLKPQLPASIDERQRFFWRDRNGLTGHAGSDQGVYTSLYFDTAKGDAIVVLMNRTPDLQTEEAMARLFDRISRDLLRR; the protein is encoded by the coding sequence GTGAGAAAAGCACTCATCGCCCTGGGCGCCGTTCTGGCGGCCCTGCTGTGCTATTGGCTCGCCTCGCCCAAGCAGTCGATATGGGCCGAAAGCGCGCGGGACTTCGCCGCCTTCGTGCCCGCCCTGATGGAGGAAGAGGCCATTCCAGGCCTCGCCATCGCGGTGGTGAGAAATCGCCAGGTCGTCCACATGCAGGGCTACGGGTTCGCGGACGTGGCGTCGCGCAAGCCGATGACCGCCGACACGCCCATGAACATCGCGTCCATCAGCAAGCCGATTCTGGGGATCGTCCTGTTGCAGCTCCACGACAAGGGGCTGCTGGACCTGGATGCCGACATCAACCGGATGCTGCCCTTCCGGGTGAACAATCCCAACGCCGACGGCCAGCCCATCTCCGTTCGCCAGCTGGCGACCCATACGTCCAGCATCGCGGACTTCTACGATGTCGCGGACTACCAGCCAGGGGCCGACTCTCCGACGCCGTTGGTCGATCACCTTCGCGGCCTCCTGACTCCGGAAGGCGCGCGCTATGACGGCGGCGCCCACTATCTCAAGACGGCGCCCGGAGCCGCGCGCGAGTACAGCAATCTGGGCGCTGGCGTCGCCGGCGCCGTGGCCGAGGCTGTCGGCCGCGCCCCGCTGGCGGCCCAGGCCAAGGCGAACGTGTTCGAGCCGCTCGGGATGACCAACTCCTCTTGGCTGCTGGCGGACTACCGCCCGGGCCAACTGGCGACGCGATACGACGTGGTCCAGTGCCTTCCCTTCACCCGTCTCTGCGCCAGTACCGAACAGCCGAAGCGCAACTTCCTCATCCGCAAGGTTTTCCGCCCCGCCAGCGGCGACCGACGCTTTGACGCCTATCCTCAGTTCGGAAATCCCAACTACCCGGACGGCGGCGTGAACGCGTCAGCGCGAGACCTCACCGCTCTGGCGCAGAGCATTCTGGCGCGGGGCGAAACGAGCAGCGGCCGATTGCTGTCCGCCGCATCGTTCGACGAGATGCTGAAGCCACAACTGCCCGCCAGCATCGATGAACGGCAGCGCTTCTTCTGGCGGGATCGCAACGGCCTCACCGGCCACGCGGGTTCGGACCAGGGCGTCTACACCAGCCTCTATTTCGATACGGCGAAGGGGGACGCCATCGTCGTCCTGATGAACCGCACGCCCGATCTCCAAACCGAGGAAGCGATGGCCCGCCTCTTCGATCGCATCAGCCGGGATTTGCTGCGTCGGTGA
- a CDS encoding MarR family winged helix-turn-helix transcriptional regulator: MIHREFYDSAVVRKAYTAKKLLDLAFLIQSQVTQVYARKGMVFPVSCSSTLLHLSKSGPASVTEVARALQHPHQTVAQHLATLSKLRAIEKRTDPADRRRTEYFLTAFGTAQADLLHQYNIEAAAVFEGLDTDIGADLGDLLDNAMAALDARPMDERFPPRPVAGDQS, translated from the coding sequence ATGATCCATCGTGAATTCTACGACAGCGCCGTTGTGCGGAAGGCCTACACAGCCAAGAAGCTGTTGGACCTCGCCTTCCTGATTCAGAGCCAGGTGACGCAGGTTTACGCCCGCAAGGGCATGGTCTTCCCCGTCTCCTGCTCGTCCACCTTGCTGCATCTCAGCAAGAGCGGGCCGGCTTCCGTGACGGAGGTCGCAAGGGCGTTGCAGCACCCTCATCAGACGGTGGCGCAACACCTCGCCACGCTCAGCAAGCTCCGCGCCATCGAAAAGCGGACCGACCCGGCGGACCGCCGACGCACGGAGTATTTCCTGACGGCGTTCGGCACGGCCCAGGCCGACCTTCTGCATCAATACAACATCGAAGCCGCCGCGGTTTTCGAGGGTCTGGACACCGACATCGGCGCCGATCTCGGCGACCTGCTGGATAACGCCATGGCGGCCCTCGACGCCCGGCCGATGGATGAGCGCTTCCCGCCCCGCCCTGTCGCTGGAGATCAATCGTGA
- a CDS encoding Gfo/Idh/MocA family protein — translation MPIERRDLLLAAASLAVTSAAGRALAADRPVGYAIVGLGTYGLGVIAPQFANCRHSRLTALVSGDPAKSRAAAARYGVSERSIYSYETFDQIADNPDVDIVYVCLPNSMHAEYTIRAARAGKHVMCEKPMAVSVAEAEAMIAACKAADRKLMIGYRCHFEAYNLEAMRLARTGAAGKIRYLRSEHGFIQSDPSKWRLKRALSGGGSLMDMGVYSLQAARYMTGEEPIEVTARESTDRSDPRFAEVEDMIEWLLKFPSGAIASCLSMYSGNQNHVLLMGDKGRIELEPATRYDGNRMWTGRDGRAQEITPPPGPAPTQFAGQLDHMAQSIRTGAEPIVSGEEGLRDMKIIEAIYRSAREGRAVRL, via the coding sequence ATGCCCATCGAACGCCGCGACCTGCTGCTCGCCGCCGCCTCCCTCGCCGTGACTTCGGCCGCGGGCAGGGCGCTCGCCGCCGACCGCCCGGTGGGATACGCCATCGTCGGCCTGGGGACCTATGGCCTGGGCGTCATCGCGCCCCAGTTCGCCAACTGTCGGCACAGCCGCCTGACCGCCCTGGTCAGCGGCGATCCGGCCAAGTCCCGCGCCGCCGCCGCCCGCTATGGCGTGTCCGAGCGCTCAATCTATTCGTACGAGACCTTCGACCAGATCGCCGACAATCCCGACGTGGACATCGTCTATGTCTGCCTGCCCAATTCCATGCACGCCGAGTACACGATCCGCGCCGCGCGGGCGGGCAAGCACGTCATGTGCGAAAAGCCCATGGCCGTCTCCGTCGCCGAGGCCGAGGCCATGATCGCCGCCTGCAAGGCCGCCGACCGCAAGCTGATGATCGGCTACCGCTGCCATTTCGAGGCCTACAATCTGGAAGCCATGCGCCTGGCCCGCACCGGCGCGGCGGGCAAGATCCGCTACCTGCGGTCCGAGCACGGCTTCATCCAGAGCGATCCGTCCAAGTGGCGGCTGAAGCGGGCCCTGTCCGGCGGCGGTTCGCTCATGGACATGGGGGTCTACAGCCTCCAGGCCGCCCGCTACATGACCGGCGAGGAGCCGATCGAGGTCACGGCCCGCGAGTCCACCGACCGCTCCGACCCCCGCTTCGCCGAGGTGGAGGACATGATCGAGTGGCTGCTGAAATTCCCCTCCGGCGCCATCGCCAGCTGCCTGTCCATGTACAGCGGCAACCAGAACCATGTGCTGCTGATGGGCGACAAGGGCCGCATCGAGCTGGAGCCCGCCACCCGCTACGACGGCAACCGGATGTGGACTGGCCGCGACGGCCGCGCCCAGGAGATCACGCCCCCGCCCGGACCTGCCCCGACCCAGTTCGCCGGCCAGCTCGACCACATGGCCCAGTCCATCCGCACCGGCGCCGAACCCATCGTCTCCGGCGAGGAAGGCCTGCGCGACATGAAGATCATCGAGGCGATCTACCGCTCGGCGCGGGAGGGCAGGGCGGTGCGGTTGTAG
- a CDS encoding DUF2971 domain-containing protein, producing the protein MNHPQMAFQRLYHFISRDFGLDDLRQRRLKIATIEDLNDPFELRGMALTDAHKRWAIASWRRDISRQIGLLCFSKSWRNPVQWSHYAQKHAGLCLGFDVDEQYLMPVRYRSAVLPDLVSQAAGQQEPGEGAVRQLLTTKYSHWRYEQEVRMFLDLQTEPRDGALSFHPFGEDMRLVEVVVGAQSTVTRSELAAALGDGANGVSTFKARLAFRSFKIVRQRRESLWL; encoded by the coding sequence TTGAACCACCCGCAGATGGCATTTCAGCGTTTGTATCATTTCATTAGTCGGGACTTCGGCCTGGACGATTTACGTCAACGTCGTCTCAAGATTGCGACCATCGAAGACCTCAATGACCCCTTCGAATTGCGCGGTATGGCTCTCACCGACGCGCACAAGCGGTGGGCCATTGCCTCATGGCGCCGAGACATCAGCCGTCAGATAGGCCTCCTCTGTTTCAGTAAGAGTTGGCGCAACCCTGTCCAATGGAGCCACTACGCTCAGAAGCACGCGGGGCTGTGCTTGGGGTTTGATGTGGACGAGCAGTACCTCATGCCCGTTCGCTATCGCTCCGCCGTGCTGCCGGACCTCGTCAGTCAGGCGGCAGGCCAACAGGAACCAGGTGAAGGCGCTGTAAGGCAACTGCTGACAACAAAGTATTCGCACTGGCGATATGAGCAGGAAGTGAGGATGTTTTTAGATTTGCAGACTGAGCCGCGTGATGGCGCGCTGTCCTTTCACCCCTTTGGCGAAGACATGCGGCTGGTGGAAGTCGTCGTCGGTGCCCAATCAACTGTGACGCGCAGCGAGTTGGCCGCAGCGTTAGGCGATGGGGCGAACGGCGTTTCGACCTTCAAGGCGCGTTTGGCATTTCGCTCATTCAAGATCGTTCGGCAGCGGCGCGAAAGTTTGTGGCTGTAA
- a CDS encoding TonB-dependent receptor, whose amino-acid sequence MSQSSRLRRLLAMGVSAAAMTAVAGPALAQSVIEELVVTAQKREEALQDVPIAVSAFSQDSLEAQKIDGGPNLQTAIPNVTFSKTNFTGANFQIRGVGSKVVSGASDSGVGVHLNNAPLTANRLFEAEFYDVERVEVLRGPQGTLYGRNATGGVVNVITAKPVDIFEASVRGEIGNYNTRKVRGMVNLPIVQDKMALRVAGSLLKRDGFGENLTTGNDVDDRDLWAARATLSFNPTEGIRSWLSYEHFDEDDKRARVGKQLCVKDNGPTSVGPVPVSNPFARALLSQGCKSAPMGDPSSLGTVNGAATLAGIPSIVTGILSGDPYAGKVQNSDLRKIESFQDPQYRAKSDVWMFNLELDITESLTLTSLTSFNKDSYFTFQDYNRITPVANFNPTPLTPGGFFTDPQLGRLNQLATFDISSSDSEQFSQEIRLQSNFEGPLNFNIGAIHLKLDQDTNYYVMSNGLTAAAVAGFPAPGVYVDPSFPPAGDGHNYYRSAGPYFLDATAAFGEVYWQVMENFKVTGGLRYTSDEKRVDSLPNVLLSPGRGGRPTIQRVHFKETTGRLGFDWKPDLSFTDDTLLYAFYSKGYKAGGFNPASAAGIAGIETTFAPEFVNAYEIGVKNTLLGGSLILNATGFYYDYQGYQISKIAARTSVNENIDAKIKGVELESIWEPVRNLRFNATFGYLDTEITGGSSVDTLNRTQGNPALTLINGALVGANCVAPTAQVAAVVSLINNGFPAAGVPPVNPAYLINACGGGYRTGSTAATNPLAPLGIFLDTTDGVPVSLDGKELPNSPKTTFSIGAQYTWEFGGAWEATLRGDYYRQDDSFARIYNTAADALPSWENANLSLRLSNNEMGLDVEAFVKNLTNEEAITDAYLTDDSSGLFRNIFLNEPRTYGVSVSKRF is encoded by the coding sequence ATGTCTCAATCTTCGCGCCTGCGGAGACTGCTCGCCATGGGTGTGTCCGCCGCGGCCATGACCGCCGTCGCCGGACCCGCGCTAGCCCAGAGCGTCATCGAGGAACTCGTCGTCACCGCCCAGAAGCGCGAGGAAGCGCTGCAGGACGTGCCTATCGCCGTCTCGGCCTTCAGCCAGGACTCGCTGGAGGCGCAGAAGATCGACGGGGGGCCGAACCTGCAGACGGCCATTCCGAACGTGACCTTCTCCAAGACCAACTTCACCGGGGCCAACTTCCAGATCCGCGGCGTCGGGTCGAAGGTGGTGTCGGGGGCGTCGGACTCCGGCGTCGGCGTCCACCTGAACAACGCCCCGCTGACCGCCAACCGCCTGTTCGAGGCGGAGTTCTATGACGTCGAACGCGTCGAGGTGCTGCGCGGGCCGCAGGGCACCCTGTACGGCCGCAACGCCACCGGCGGCGTGGTCAACGTGATCACCGCCAAGCCGGTCGACATCTTCGAGGCGTCGGTGAGGGGCGAAATCGGCAACTACAACACCCGCAAGGTGCGCGGGATGGTCAACCTGCCCATCGTCCAGGACAAGATGGCGCTGCGGGTGGCCGGCTCCCTGCTCAAGCGCGACGGGTTCGGCGAGAACCTGACCACAGGCAACGACGTGGACGACCGCGACCTGTGGGCGGCGCGCGCCACCCTGTCGTTCAACCCCACCGAGGGCATCCGTTCGTGGCTGTCCTATGAGCACTTCGACGAGGACGACAAGCGGGCCCGCGTGGGCAAGCAACTGTGCGTCAAGGACAATGGCCCGACCTCGGTCGGCCCTGTGCCGGTCAGCAACCCCTTCGCCCGCGCCCTGCTCAGCCAGGGGTGCAAGTCCGCGCCGATGGGCGATCCGTCGTCCCTGGGCACGGTGAACGGGGCGGCGACCCTGGCGGGCATTCCGTCCATCGTCACCGGCATCCTGTCGGGCGATCCCTATGCCGGGAAGGTGCAGAACTCCGACCTGCGCAAGATCGAGTCCTTCCAGGACCCGCAGTATCGCGCCAAGTCGGACGTGTGGATGTTCAACCTGGAACTGGACATCACCGAGAGCCTGACCCTGACGTCGCTGACCTCGTTCAACAAGGACAGCTACTTCACCTTCCAGGACTACAACCGGATCACGCCGGTGGCGAACTTCAACCCCACGCCGCTGACGCCGGGCGGGTTCTTCACCGACCCGCAGCTGGGCCGCCTGAACCAACTGGCCACCTTCGACATCTCGTCGTCGGACAGTGAACAGTTCAGCCAGGAAATCCGCCTGCAGTCGAACTTCGAAGGGCCGCTGAACTTCAACATCGGCGCCATCCACCTGAAGCTGGACCAGGACACCAACTACTACGTCATGTCCAACGGACTCACCGCCGCCGCGGTGGCGGGCTTCCCGGCGCCGGGGGTCTATGTGGACCCCAGCTTCCCGCCGGCGGGCGATGGCCACAACTACTACCGCTCCGCCGGCCCGTACTTCCTGGACGCCACCGCGGCGTTCGGCGAGGTCTATTGGCAGGTGATGGAGAACTTCAAGGTCACCGGCGGCCTGCGCTACACCAGCGACGAGAAGCGGGTGGACAGCCTGCCCAACGTGCTGCTGTCGCCGGGCCGCGGCGGTCGTCCGACCATTCAGCGGGTGCATTTCAAGGAGACCACGGGCCGCTTGGGCTTCGACTGGAAGCCGGACCTGTCGTTCACCGACGACACCCTGCTCTATGCGTTCTATTCCAAGGGCTACAAGGCGGGCGGCTTCAACCCGGCCTCGGCGGCCGGGATCGCGGGGATCGAGACCACCTTCGCCCCCGAGTTCGTCAACGCCTATGAAATCGGCGTGAAGAACACCCTGCTGGGCGGCAGCCTGATCCTGAACGCCACGGGCTTCTACTATGACTACCAGGGCTACCAGATCTCCAAGATCGCGGCCCGGACCTCGGTGAACGAGAACATCGACGCCAAGATCAAGGGCGTGGAGCTGGAGTCCATCTGGGAGCCGGTCCGCAACCTGCGCTTCAACGCCACCTTCGGCTATCTGGACACCGAGATCACCGGCGGCTCGTCGGTGGACACCCTGAACCGCACGCAAGGCAACCCCGCCCTGACCCTGATCAACGGGGCCCTGGTCGGCGCCAACTGCGTGGCTCCGACCGCGCAGGTGGCGGCGGTGGTCAGCCTGATCAACAACGGCTTCCCGGCCGCCGGCGTGCCGCCGGTGAACCCGGCCTATCTGATCAACGCCTGCGGCGGGGGCTATCGCACCGGCAGCACGGCGGCCACCAACCCGCTGGCGCCGCTGGGCATCTTCCTGGACACCACCGACGGGGTTCCGGTCAGCCTGGACGGCAAGGAGCTGCCCAACTCGCCCAAGACGACCTTCTCCATCGGCGCCCAGTACACCTGGGAGTTCGGCGGGGCGTGGGAGGCGACGCTGCGGGGCGACTACTACCGCCAGGACGACAGCTTCGCCCGGATCTACAACACCGCGGCCGACGCGCTTCCGTCCTGGGAGAACGCCAACCTGTCGCTGAGGCTGTCGAACAACGAGATGGGCCTGGACGTGGAAGCGTTCGTCAAGAACCTGACCAACGAGGAGGCGATCACCGACGCCTATCTGACGGACGACTCCTCGGGCCTGTTCCGCAACATCTTCCTGAACGAGCCGCGCACCTATGGGGTCAGCGTCTCCAAGCGGTTCTGA
- a CDS encoding response regulator, with the protein MTKKTAPPATDKVSSGLVERLGADVSRRLEGLASFVERLGREPLGPDGQACLRAIDETLTDVRELLARATDLNAARLGALSIQPHPQPLRVLMDDIAARWAAEAAAVGATLLVSYDGAPDAAVMADGRRIGQIFDALIGRALGDAGRGAVEASLKVRETAAGTMIEGSVRDNGDWTPDQAAGVFRAVVEDEQMNLSVGLGMALARRLAEAMGGKAVAEANVGPGVTITFQITLPAAIMGAEPAPVAGAHRVAHVLIVDDNATNRMVVEALCETFDCTSEQVEDGVEAVEAARSGRFDVILMDIKMPRMDGVAATRAIRALPGKAGAVPIIALTAKAAPADIQSYLSAGMQNLVEKPIAPERLLDAMNTALAAAESVANDRVVA; encoded by the coding sequence ATGACCAAGAAGACCGCCCCACCTGCGACCGACAAGGTTTCGAGCGGTCTCGTCGAGCGGCTGGGCGCGGACGTGTCTCGACGTCTGGAAGGTCTGGCCAGCTTCGTGGAGCGCCTGGGTCGTGAACCGCTCGGCCCCGACGGCCAGGCCTGCCTGCGGGCCATCGACGAGACCCTGACCGACGTGCGCGAGTTGCTGGCCCGCGCCACCGACCTGAACGCCGCCCGCCTGGGCGCGCTTTCCATCCAGCCCCATCCCCAGCCGCTGCGCGTGCTGATGGACGACATCGCCGCCCGCTGGGCCGCCGAGGCCGCCGCCGTGGGCGCGACCCTGCTGGTCAGCTATGACGGCGCGCCGGACGCCGCCGTGATGGCCGACGGTCGCCGCATCGGCCAGATCTTCGACGCCCTGATCGGCCGCGCCCTTGGCGACGCGGGCCGTGGCGCGGTCGAGGCCAGCCTGAAGGTCCGCGAGACCGCGGCCGGCACGATGATCGAAGGCAGCGTCCGCGATAACGGCGACTGGACTCCAGACCAGGCCGCCGGCGTCTTCCGGGCCGTGGTCGAAGATGAGCAGATGAACCTTTCGGTCGGCCTGGGCATGGCCCTGGCCCGCCGACTGGCCGAGGCCATGGGCGGCAAGGCGGTCGCCGAGGCCAATGTCGGGCCGGGCGTGACCATCACCTTCCAGATCACCCTGCCCGCCGCGATCATGGGCGCCGAGCCCGCGCCGGTCGCGGGCGCCCACCGCGTGGCCCATGTGCTGATCGTCGACGACAACGCCACCAACCGCATGGTGGTCGAGGCCCTTTGCGAGACCTTCGACTGCACCTCCGAGCAGGTAGAGGACGGGGTCGAGGCCGTGGAGGCCGCGCGTTCGGGCCGCTTCGACGTCATCCTGATGGACATCAAGATGCCGCGCATGGACGGCGTCGCCGCCACCCGCGCCATCCGCGCCCTGCCCGGCAAGGCCGGCGCCGTGCCGATCATCGCCCTGACCGCCAAGGCCGCCCCCGCCGACATCCAGTCCTACCTGTCGGCCGGCATGCAGAACCTGGTGGAGAAGCCCATCGCGCCCGAGCGCCTGCTGGACGCCATGAACACCGCCCTGGCCGCCGCCGAGAGCGTCGCCAACGATAGGGTCGTGGCCTAG
- a CDS encoding type 1 glutamine amidotransferase domain-containing protein: protein MTDVQSSKLSGKKVAILAADGFERSELFAPLEALRAAGATVDIISEKTGELQAFEHHDKADTIAVDKTFDQVSASDYDAIHIPGGLFSPDKVRVTESALKIVREAFDAGKAIGAICHGPWVLINAGVASGLTLTSVQNIRMDLENAGAQVVDREVVVDDGVVTSRTPEDLEAFCGKLVEEIAEGRHDPRERRAGNTTMASPPDEPRSFA from the coding sequence ATGACCGACGTCCAATCCAGCAAGCTCAGCGGCAAGAAGGTCGCCATCCTCGCCGCCGACGGCTTCGAGCGCTCCGAGCTGTTCGCGCCGCTCGAGGCGCTGCGCGCGGCCGGCGCGACGGTGGATATCATCTCCGAGAAGACCGGCGAGCTGCAGGCCTTCGAACATCACGACAAGGCCGACACCATCGCCGTCGACAAGACCTTCGACCAGGTGAGCGCCAGCGACTATGACGCCATCCACATCCCGGGCGGCCTGTTCAGCCCCGACAAGGTCCGCGTCACCGAAAGCGCGCTGAAGATCGTTCGCGAGGCCTTCGACGCCGGCAAGGCGATCGGCGCGATCTGTCACGGTCCGTGGGTGCTGATCAATGCGGGCGTCGCGTCCGGCCTGACCCTGACCAGTGTCCAGAACATCCGCATGGACCTTGAAAATGCGGGCGCCCAGGTGGTCGATCGCGAGGTGGTGGTCGATGATGGCGTCGTCACCAGCCGCACGCCCGAGGACCTGGAAGCCTTCTGCGGCAAGCTGGTCGAGGAGATCGCCGAAGGCCGCCATGACCCGCGCGAACGCCGCGCCGGAAACACCACCATGGCCAGCCCGCCGGACGAGCCGCGCAGCTTTGCGTAA
- a CDS encoding phytoene desaturase family protein has protein sequence MTATLLRDAVVIGGGHNGLVCAFYLAKAGLNVTVCEARGVVGGAAVTEEFHPGFRNSVASYTVSLLNPAVIAEMGLHERGLRIVERPLSNFLPLENGGHLKFGGGLERTQREFARFSQKDADALPAYYEMLDEIGDVLRVLAQQTPPNLGDGLPGVLRALRQGSTLLGLSRERQGQLLDFFTESARDVLDRWFESDPVKAVFGFDAVVGAYASPDTPGSAYVLLHHTFGEVNGKKGAWGHAIGGMGAITQAMARACEALGVVILTDSPVARVLTDDGRATGVELADGRTFAARIVASNLNPSLLFGKLVEQGDLKPDFRRRVAAYRNGSGTFRMNVALSELPSFTALPGRQMAEHHQSGVIIAPSLDYMDRAYVDARATGMSKQPIVEMLIPSTLDDSLAPAGAHVASLFCQQFAPTLPDGRSWDDERDVAAELILDTVEAHAPGFKTSVVGRTALSPLDLERKFGLTGGDIFHGCMSLDQLWAARPFIGSASHRAPIKGLYQCGSGTHPGGGVSGNPGRNAAREILRDRSLGTALGLMVRGL, from the coding sequence GTGACCGCTACGCTTCTCCGCGACGCGGTGGTGATCGGCGGCGGGCACAACGGCTTGGTCTGCGCCTTCTACCTGGCCAAGGCCGGTCTGAACGTCACGGTCTGCGAGGCGCGGGGCGTGGTCGGCGGCGCGGCGGTGACCGAGGAGTTCCACCCCGGCTTCCGCAACTCCGTCGCCAGCTACACGGTCAGCCTGCTGAACCCGGCGGTGATCGCCGAGATGGGCCTACACGAGCGCGGCCTGCGCATCGTCGAGCGGCCCCTGTCCAACTTCCTGCCGCTGGAGAATGGCGGCCACCTGAAGTTCGGCGGCGGGCTGGAGCGCACACAGCGGGAGTTCGCGCGGTTCTCGCAAAAGGACGCCGACGCCCTGCCGGCCTATTACGAGATGCTGGACGAGATCGGCGACGTGCTGCGCGTCCTGGCCCAGCAGACGCCGCCGAACCTCGGCGACGGCCTGCCCGGCGTCCTTCGCGCCCTGCGCCAGGGCTCGACTCTGCTCGGCCTGTCGCGCGAACGGCAGGGGCAACTGCTCGACTTCTTCACCGAAAGCGCCCGCGACGTGCTGGACCGCTGGTTCGAGAGCGACCCGGTCAAGGCGGTGTTCGGCTTCGACGCGGTGGTCGGCGCCTACGCCAGTCCGGACACGCCCGGCTCGGCCTATGTGCTGTTGCACCATACGTTCGGGGAAGTGAACGGAAAGAAGGGCGCCTGGGGCCACGCTATCGGCGGCATGGGCGCCATCACCCAGGCCATGGCGCGCGCCTGCGAGGCCTTGGGGGTGGTGATCCTGACCGACTCGCCTGTGGCCAGGGTGCTGACCGACGATGGCCGCGCCACGGGGGTGGAGTTGGCCGACGGCCGGACTTTCGCGGCGCGCATTGTCGCCTCTAACCTCAACCCCTCCCTGCTGTTTGGAAAACTGGTGGAGCAGGGCGATCTGAAGCCCGACTTCCGCCGCCGGGTCGCTGCTTACCGCAACGGCTCGGGCACGTTCCGCATGAACGTGGCGCTCAGCGAACTGCCCAGCTTCACCGCCCTGCCAGGCCGCCAGATGGCCGAGCATCACCAGAGCGGCGTCATCATCGCCCCCAGCCTGGACTACATGGACCGCGCCTATGTGGACGCCCGCGCGACCGGCATGTCGAAACAGCCGATCGTCGAGATGCTGATCCCCTCGACCCTGGACGACAGCTTGGCGCCGGCCGGGGCGCATGTGGCCAGCCTGTTCTGCCAGCAGTTCGCGCCGACGCTGCCCGACGGACGCTCCTGGGACGACGAGCGGGACGTCGCCGCCGAGCTGATCCTCGATACGGTCGAGGCGCACGCCCCCGGCTTCAAGACCTCTGTCGTGGGGCGCACGGCACTGTCGCCGCTGGACCTGGAGCGCAAGTTCGGCCTGACCGGCGGCGACATCTTCCACGGCTGCATGAGCCTGGACCAGCTATGGGCGGCCCGGCCCTTCATCGGCAGCGCCAGCCACCGCGCCCCCATCAAGGGGCTCTATCAGTGCGGTTCCGGCACGCACCCCGGCGGCGGCGTATCGGGCAATCCCGGCCGCAACGCCGCCCGCGAAATCCTGCGCGACCGCAGCCTCGGGACAGCGCTGGGGCTGATGGTGAGGGGCCTCTAG